In Nitrosomonas ureae, the sequence CATGATGGCTTTCTTTCTACTGATGTGGTTATTGGGATCATCAACCCAAAGTCAATTGGAGGGTATCTCGGAATATTTTAAAACACCGCTAAAAATTGCTTTCATGGGTGGCTCGAGCATTGGAGAAACTAATAGCTTAATCAAGGGCGGCGGCACAGATCTGACCCGTCAGCACGGTCAAGTTAAGAATGGAGAAATTATTACTAACGACAAAGCCAATAAGCAAGCAATAAAAGTTATTAAAGAACGGATTGAGTTGGAAAAGCTCGAAGGGTTAAAAAAGAAAATCGAGGAAGCCATTCAGGCTAATCCCCAATTGCAAAGATTTGCAAATCAATTGCTATTGGATATCACCACGGATGGGTTAAGAATCCAAATCGTTGATGAGCAAAACCGGCCTATGTTCGCCCTTGGAAGAGCCGAATTACAACCCTATACCAGAACCATTCTGCGTGAAATTGGCAAAATGCTGAACGAAGTAACTAACAAAATCAGCCTCTCCGGCCATACGGATGCAAAACCTTTTCCGTCCGGTGATAAAGGTTACAGTAACTGGGAACTTTCCGCCGATCGGGCCAATGCTTCCCGCCGGGAACTGATTGTAGGTGGCATGGATGCTAACAAAATGCTGCAAGTTGTTGGATTGTCTTCGGCCGTATTATTTGATAAGGATAATCCCCTTAATCCCATTAATCGCCGGATCAGCATCGTGGTAATGAATGAGAAGGCGGAGAAAGCGATTACTATGGATAAT encodes:
- the motB gene encoding flagellar motor protein MotB is translated as MADDLSQRPIVIKRIKKVAGGHHGGAWKIAYADFVTAMMAFFLLMWLLGSSTQSQLEGISEYFKTPLKIAFMGGSSIGETNSLIKGGGTDLTRQHGQVKNGEIITNDKANKQAIKVIKERIELEKLEGLKKKIEEAIQANPQLQRFANQLLLDITTDGLRIQIVDEQNRPMFALGRAELQPYTRTILREIGKMLNEVTNKISLSGHTDAKPFPSGDKGYSNWELSADRANASRRELIVGGMDANKMLQVVGLSSAVLFDKDNPLNPINRRISIVVMNEKAEKAITMDNPTVDIDMQEEPAKDLLQNPGANAL